One window from the genome of Bacteroidales bacterium encodes:
- a CDS encoding OmpA family protein produces the protein MRKGILFILLLIIAKASFPQAKEYQKGEEAFMYEEYWTAIEHFKVAYSKYNDPVKKAELVYKIGLCYRNLHESKEAELWFKKAIKVKYPDPLAVLYYADALKMNGAFEEAIVEYQNYGKLVPGDKRAELGVKSCQLAAKWINKPTRYAVENMAFFNSKDQDFSPVFAKKDYKVLYFTSNRSGSTGDQIHARTGAGFMDLWETSVDRKGKWSEPKPVEGAVNTPDDEGASSLNLKGNTLYFTRCVVNKKMVLGCKIYASERKGVNWDIAQEIMVKGAVDSTTIGHPSISEDECTLYFSADLPGGYGGRDIWMIKRDKKSAPWNPEPINLGPEINTPGYEVFPYIRNNGKLYFSSDYHVGMGGLDIFEATPDSKTGKYKVVNLKYPINSNADDFGIIFEGEAERGYFSSNRKGGKGGDDIYMFYLPPLQFTLKGFIKDCKTDEPIVGAKIILKGSDGTTVEGLSEADGSYKFNLNANTDYQVLASKEKYLNGNAGESTKGLEENKEFNVDICLESVKEPIELPNIEYDLGKWDLRPESMVSLDKLVETLNNNPNIVIELVSHTDFRSDDKFNLELSQKRAQSVVNYLIEKGIEPDRLIAKGYGETKPKTVDKKMAERYPGFLKEGQVLTEKFIKTLSTVEEQEVCHQYNRRTEFRVIREDYVSKKQNTTLPQNLPTPPSNEENNQENE, from the coding sequence ATGAGAAAAGGAATATTATTTATTTTATTGCTAATAATAGCAAAAGCTTCATTCCCACAAGCCAAAGAATATCAAAAAGGTGAAGAAGCTTTTATGTACGAAGAGTACTGGACAGCTATAGAACACTTTAAAGTTGCATATTCAAAATACAACGACCCTGTTAAAAAAGCTGAACTAGTATATAAAATTGGTCTATGTTATAGAAATCTTCATGAATCGAAAGAAGCTGAACTATGGTTTAAAAAAGCGATAAAGGTAAAATATCCCGATCCCTTAGCCGTACTATATTATGCCGACGCTCTAAAAATGAATGGGGCATTCGAAGAAGCTATCGTTGAATATCAGAATTATGGGAAATTAGTCCCGGGTGATAAAAGAGCCGAGCTTGGAGTAAAATCGTGCCAATTAGCGGCCAAATGGATAAATAAACCAACACGCTATGCCGTAGAAAATATGGCTTTCTTTAATTCAAAAGATCAGGATTTTAGTCCTGTATTTGCAAAAAAGGATTACAAAGTATTATATTTCACATCGAATCGATCGGGTTCAACCGGCGATCAAATACATGCTCGCACGGGAGCTGGATTCATGGACTTATGGGAAACTTCGGTTGATAGAAAAGGAAAATGGAGCGAACCCAAACCAGTTGAAGGTGCCGTTAATACACCCGACGATGAAGGTGCATCTTCATTAAATTTAAAAGGAAACACACTTTATTTTACACGCTGCGTTGTAAATAAAAAAATGGTTTTAGGTTGCAAAATATATGCATCCGAGCGCAAAGGAGTTAATTGGGATATAGCTCAAGAAATTATGGTAAAAGGTGCTGTCGATAGCACTACTATTGGGCACCCATCTATTTCTGAAGATGAATGTACTTTATACTTTTCAGCTGATTTACCCGGAGGATATGGTGGTAGAGATATATGGATGATTAAACGTGATAAAAAAAGTGCTCCATGGAATCCCGAACCCATCAACTTAGGTCCTGAAATTAATACCCCTGGTTATGAAGTATTTCCGTATATTCGCAATAATGGAAAACTTTATTTTTCAAGCGATTATCATGTTGGTATGGGTGGACTTGACATATTTGAAGCTACTCCCGACTCAAAAACCGGAAAATATAAAGTAGTAAACTTAAAATACCCTATCAATTCCAATGCAGATGATTTTGGAATCATATTCGAAGGTGAAGCAGAACGTGGCTACTTCTCTTCGAACCGCAAAGGAGGCAAAGGTGGTGACGATATTTATATGTTCTATTTACCACCATTACAATTTACACTTAAGGGTTTTATTAAGGATTGTAAAACCGATGAACCTATTGTGGGTGCAAAAATAATACTTAAAGGAAGTGATGGAACCACAGTCGAAGGCCTTAGCGAAGCCGATGGTTCATACAAATTTAATTTAAATGCTAATACCGATTATCAAGTTCTAGCATCTAAAGAAAAGTATCTAAATGGCAATGCCGGAGAATCGACAAAAGGATTAGAAGAAAACAAAGAATTTAATGTCGATATTTGCCTTGAAAGTGTTAAAGAACCCATTGAACTACCCAATATTGAGTATGATTTAGGGAAATGGGATTTGCGTCCAGAATCGATGGTGTCGTTAGATAAATTAGTTGAAACTTTGAATAATAATCCCAACATTGTTATTGAATTAGTTTCACATACCGACTTTCGTTCCGATGATAAATTTAACTTAGAACTTTCGCAAAAACGTGCTCAATCGGTGGTTAATTATTTGATTGAAAAAGGTATAGAACCCGACCGCTTAATAGCTAAAGGATATGGCGAAACTAAACCCAAAACAGTTGATAAAAAAATGGCCGAACGTTATCCTGGCTTCTTAAAAGAAGGACAAGTATTAACTGAAAAATTCATAAAAACTCTTTCAACAGTAGAAGAACAAGAAGTTTGTCATCAATATAACCGTCGTACTGAATTTAGAGTTATACGCGAAGATTATGTCTCTAAAAAACAAAATACAACACTTCCACAAAACTTACCTACACCACCATCGAACGAAGAAAATAATCAAGAAAACGAATAA
- a CDS encoding phosphoribosylformylglycinamidine cyclo-ligase: MKMKSGKYNSRGVSSQKEDVHAAIKHINKGLYPNAFCKILPDYISNNYSKGIIMHADGAGTKSALAYIYWKETGDLSVWKGIAQDALIMNVDDLLCVGSTGPFLISSTIGRNKNLISGDVIAAIINGFSAVVDDLNHYGIECQLAGGETADVGDLVKTIIVDSTVYTSIDHSEVIENKIQPNDVIVAFASFGQATYENEYNSGIGSNGLTFARHEVLSKEYAKKYPETYDHLIPTDLVYSGPYKIFDTYPDSTLNVGKMLLSPTRTYAPLMKMILEKYRSQIHGIIHCTGGGQTKVLHFIDKLHIVKDNLFDMPPVFKMIQKATNTDLKEMYSVFNMGHRLEIYTPENIAHDLISLAKSLNIDAKIIGYCQKSETKKLTIKTVEQEFIYK, from the coding sequence ATGAAAATGAAAAGTGGAAAATACAATAGCAGGGGAGTTAGCTCTCAAAAAGAAGATGTACATGCTGCGATTAAGCATATAAATAAAGGTTTATATCCTAATGCTTTTTGCAAAATATTGCCCGATTATATTTCAAATAATTATTCAAAAGGGATAATAATGCATGCCGATGGTGCTGGTACAAAATCAGCACTCGCTTATATTTATTGGAAAGAAACAGGCGATTTGTCAGTATGGAAGGGCATTGCTCAAGATGCGCTCATTATGAATGTTGACGATTTGCTTTGTGTTGGCTCAACCGGACCATTTTTAATATCTTCGACTATTGGTAGAAATAAAAATCTTATTTCGGGCGATGTAATTGCAGCTATTATTAATGGATTTAGTGCTGTAGTGGATGATCTCAATCATTATGGCATAGAGTGCCAACTGGCAGGAGGAGAAACAGCAGATGTTGGCGATTTGGTTAAAACTATTATAGTAGATTCTACTGTTTATACTTCTATCGACCATTCCGAAGTTATAGAAAACAAAATTCAGCCTAATGATGTTATTGTTGCATTTGCTTCATTTGGACAAGCTACGTACGAAAACGAATATAATAGTGGTATTGGCAGTAATGGGCTTACATTTGCTCGTCATGAAGTGTTGTCAAAAGAATATGCAAAAAAATATCCTGAAACATACGATCATTTAATACCCACTGATTTAGTTTATTCAGGACCATATAAAATTTTTGATACTTATCCAGATAGCACATTAAACGTAGGAAAAATGTTACTCTCACCAACAAGAACTTATGCACCACTTATGAAAATGATTTTAGAAAAATATCGTTCACAAATTCATGGCATTATTCATTGTACGGGTGGGGGACAAACCAAAGTATTGCACTTTATTGATAAATTACACATTGTTAAAGATAATTTGTTTGATATGCCCCCCGTTTTTAAGATGATTCAAAAAGCTACAAATACCGATTTAAAAGAAATGTACAGTGTTTTCAATATGGGGCATCGTCTTGAAATTTATACACCAGAAAATATAGCCCATGATTTAATATCTTTAGCAAAATCGTTAAATATCGATGCTAAAATAATTGGTTATTGCCAAAAATCAGAAACAAAAAAATTGACAATTAAAACAGTTGAACAGGAGTTTATATATAAATAA
- the prfA gene encoding peptide chain release factor 1, producing MAENLFIEKLEGVQSKFLEIGEQLTNPEVVGDIKRFVALNKEYKAMEPIVAAYKEYKNVISNIEEARNILSNEKDDEMREMAKMELDSLLKRQEELESEIKILLLPKDPQDAKNAIVEIRAGTGGDEASIFAGDLFRMYSKYCENKRWKIEVNSFTEGTVGGYKEIIFKIMGDGVYGIMKFESGVHRVQRVPQTETQGRVHTSAATVAVFPEADEFDVQINPNDIRKDTFCSSGPGGQSVNTTYSAVRLTHIPTGIVVSIQDEKSQIKNYEKALNELRTRIYNLEYQKYLDSISAKRKTMVSTGDRSAKIRTYNYPQNRVTDHRINLTLYNLDAIINGDLDELINQLQIAENAEKLKETEQI from the coding sequence ATGGCAGAAAATTTATTTATCGAAAAGTTAGAAGGCGTTCAATCGAAATTTTTAGAAATTGGCGAACAACTTACGAACCCCGAGGTAGTTGGAGATATAAAACGTTTCGTTGCATTAAATAAAGAGTATAAAGCAATGGAACCCATAGTTGCAGCTTATAAAGAATATAAAAATGTAATAAGCAACATCGAAGAAGCACGCAATATTTTATCTAATGAAAAAGACGATGAAATGCGTGAAATGGCAAAAATGGAGTTAGATTCATTGCTTAAACGTCAGGAAGAACTTGAATCTGAAATTAAGATTTTACTTTTGCCTAAAGATCCCCAAGATGCTAAGAATGCAATTGTTGAAATACGAGCTGGTACTGGTGGCGATGAGGCTTCGATATTTGCTGGCGATTTATTTAGAATGTATTCCAAATATTGCGAAAATAAACGATGGAAAATAGAAGTAAATAGCTTCACCGAAGGAACTGTTGGAGGATACAAAGAAATAATTTTCAAAATAATGGGTGATGGAGTTTATGGTATTATGAAATTTGAGTCGGGAGTGCATCGAGTTCAGCGAGTACCACAAACCGAAACTCAAGGAAGAGTTCACACTTCGGCTGCTACTGTTGCCGTATTTCCAGAAGCAGATGAATTCGATGTTCAAATAAACCCTAACGACATACGTAAGGATACTTTTTGCTCAAGTGGACCAGGCGGACAATCGGTAAATACAACTTATTCGGCTGTACGTTTAACACATATTCCTACAGGTATTGTTGTAAGCATACAAGACGAGAAATCGCAAATTAAAAACTACGAAAAAGCATTAAACGAACTACGTACACGTATTTATAATTTAGAATATCAAAAATACCTTGATTCCATTTCGGCTAAACGAAAAACCATGGTATCAACAGGCGACCGTTCTGCAAAAATCAGAACCTATAATTACCCTCAAAATCGTGTTACCGATCACCGAATAAATTTAACACTCTATAACCTCGATGCTATTATTAATGGCGATTTAGATGAGCTTATCAATCAACTTCAAATAGCCGAAAATGCAGAAAAATTAAAAGAAACTGAACAAATTTAA
- the pyrF gene encoding orotidine-5'-phosphate decarboxylase — protein MKLNTIISEIKRKQSFLCVGLDSDWAKIPACIKTTNDPVFEFNKAIVDATSQFSIAYKPNIAFYEAMGIKGWQSLEKTVFYIKEKYPEIFIIADAKRGDIGNTSAQYAKAFFETMPFDAITVAPYMGSDSVSPFLKFDEKFVILLALTSNTGANDFQYFKQNDEYLFEKVLKESQNWAGKEKMMYVVGATRAEMLTQVRKIVPDHFLLVPGVGAQGGSLQEVAKYGLTNDGGLIVNSSRAIIFASAESDFDKKAAGEAKQVQEEMRKLLQEKNIC, from the coding sequence ATGAAATTAAATACCATTATTTCTGAAATAAAAAGAAAACAAAGCTTTTTATGTGTTGGACTCGATTCCGATTGGGCAAAAATACCTGCTTGTATAAAAACAACCAACGACCCTGTTTTTGAATTTAATAAAGCTATTGTTGATGCTACTTCTCAATTTTCAATAGCTTATAAGCCCAACATTGCATTTTACGAAGCTATGGGAATAAAAGGATGGCAGAGCCTTGAAAAAACAGTATTTTATATAAAAGAAAAATACCCCGAAATATTTATCATTGCCGATGCTAAACGTGGCGATATTGGCAATACATCAGCCCAATATGCCAAAGCATTTTTCGAAACAATGCCCTTCGATGCTATTACGGTTGCTCCATATATGGGAAGTGATAGTGTAAGCCCTTTTTTAAAGTTTGACGAAAAATTTGTTATTTTACTTGCCCTTACATCTAATACCGGTGCAAACGATTTTCAGTATTTTAAGCAAAATGATGAATATCTCTTTGAAAAAGTATTGAAAGAATCGCAAAATTGGGCAGGAAAAGAAAAAATGATGTATGTCGTAGGAGCTACACGTGCCGAAATGCTTACACAAGTTCGTAAAATTGTACCCGATCATTTTCTTTTAGTTCCAGGAGTAGGAGCTCAAGGAGGAAGTTTGCAAGAAGTAGCTAAATATGGTTTGACAAACGATGGTGGCTTAATCGTCAATTCTTCGAGAGCCATCATCTTTGCTAGTGCCGAATCAGATTTTGATAAAAAAGCAGCGGGTGAAGCGAAACAAGTTCAAGAAGAAATGCGTAAACTGTTGCAAGAAAAAAATATTTGTTAA
- a CDS encoding DUF2851 family protein: protein MNEDFLQFLWQYRLFNEELLVSDKGEKIKIINIGTKNSDAGPDFFNARIVYNYVEWAGNIEIHKNASDWNKHKHHQDQTYDNVILHIVWNKDTEVYTTQKRQVLTVELPVLNHTKNEYLKLYENHKSIACSDKIKNLNLPITTYLTSLAIARLEKKSSFILFELKDSHYNWEETWYRVLAYSFGLKANAQAFLMLAKSLPLSLIQKNVGNLLTIEALFFGQSGLLPSDSNDPYVNQLIEEYKYQKTKYNLKPLTATIWKFSKIHPPSFPTIRIAQWAAFLNKHANSITHFLKVQSLKNLSKMFNVTPSEYWQIHYHFNSKSNKTKMNLGKSFINIILINSFFPFAFTFSKERLNNELSDWVLDMLEEMPPEKNHIIKDWINAGIEPQNAFQSQALLHLFENYCKPRFCLRCNIGTYILLQTKSLV, encoded by the coding sequence ATGAACGAGGATTTTCTCCAATTTTTATGGCAATACAGACTCTTTAACGAAGAGTTGCTCGTTTCTGATAAAGGAGAAAAAATTAAAATTATAAATATTGGAACAAAAAATTCCGATGCTGGACCTGATTTTTTTAATGCTCGAATTGTTTATAATTATGTCGAATGGGCTGGAAATATTGAAATACACAAAAATGCTTCCGATTGGAATAAACATAAACATCATCAAGATCAAACATACGACAATGTAATATTGCATATTGTATGGAATAAAGATACAGAAGTATATACAACCCAAAAAAGACAAGTATTAACGGTTGAATTACCTGTTTTGAATCATACCAAAAATGAGTATTTAAAACTATACGAAAACCATAAATCTATTGCATGTAGTGATAAAATTAAAAATTTAAATTTACCTATTACAACCTATTTGACTTCTTTAGCTATAGCTCGACTCGAAAAAAAATCCTCATTTATTTTATTTGAGTTAAAAGACAGCCATTATAATTGGGAAGAAACCTGGTACCGTGTACTGGCATATAGTTTTGGTTTAAAAGCTAATGCACAGGCATTTCTTATGTTAGCTAAAAGCTTACCCCTATCGCTAATTCAGAAAAATGTCGGAAATTTGTTGACTATCGAAGCTTTGTTTTTTGGACAATCTGGACTTTTACCGAGTGATTCAAACGATCCTTACGTTAACCAATTAATAGAAGAATATAAATATCAAAAAACAAAGTATAATTTAAAACCATTAACAGCTACCATCTGGAAATTTTCAAAAATTCATCCACCTTCATTTCCTACAATTAGAATTGCTCAGTGGGCAGCTTTTCTAAATAAACATGCAAATTCAATTACTCATTTTCTAAAAGTACAATCGCTTAAAAATTTATCTAAAATGTTTAATGTTACGCCATCCGAATATTGGCAAATACATTATCATTTTAATTCTAAAAGTAACAAAACTAAAATGAATCTTGGAAAAAGTTTTATTAATATTATTTTAATAAATAGCTTTTTCCCATTCGCATTTACCTTTAGCAAAGAAAGGCTAAACAATGAACTTAGCGATTGGGTGCTCGATATGCTCGAAGAAATGCCCCCCGAGAAAAATCATATAATAAAAGACTGGATAAATGCCGGCATTGAACCTCAAAATGCTTTTCAATCTCAAGCTTTATTGCATTTATTCGAAAATTATTGTAAACCACGATTCTGTTTACGTTGCAATATAGGTACTTACATTCTTTTACAAACTAAATCTCTTGTTTAA
- a CDS encoding potassium channel protein produces the protein MNFKRLVGWLLLVFSIIILGIIGYRVLEGYSWIDSIYMTIITIGTVGFREVKPLSDNGKIFTSILIISSLISMGLFVTALTKYFFEGYLGTYFTKKKIIKMISNLQHHVIVCGFGRNGREAVHELLKNHEKVVVIEKFPPKNEDLKLDGLFFIEGDATQEETLLKANIINAKAIITAMPNDADNLYVILSARELNHNVLIISRASDEHAIKKLKHAGAKNVIMPDKIGGIRMAKLVFQPNVVDFVEQILQLKGNVKIEEIVCTNDFYFQKSIRELDVRNSVGTNILGMRRKDGSYLVNPSADTLIHEGDAIFVLGTHDQITLLKKLLQK, from the coding sequence ATGAATTTTAAACGTTTAGTGGGGTGGTTGCTTTTAGTTTTTAGTATAATTATTTTAGGTATTATAGGTTATAGAGTACTTGAAGGATATTCGTGGATTGATAGTATTTACATGACCATTATAACTATAGGAACAGTTGGATTTAGGGAAGTGAAGCCACTTTCTGACAATGGAAAAATATTTACTTCAATTCTTATTATTTCAAGCCTTATTTCAATGGGCTTATTTGTAACAGCTTTAACAAAATATTTTTTTGAAGGATATTTAGGCACGTATTTTACAAAGAAAAAAATAATAAAAATGATATCAAATTTACAACATCATGTTATCGTTTGTGGCTTTGGCCGTAATGGACGAGAAGCCGTACATGAATTATTAAAAAATCATGAAAAAGTAGTAGTTATAGAAAAATTTCCTCCCAAAAACGAAGATTTAAAACTAGATGGCTTGTTTTTTATTGAAGGTGATGCAACCCAAGAAGAAACACTACTGAAAGCAAATATAATAAACGCAAAAGCCATTATTACGGCAATGCCAAACGATGCTGATAATCTTTATGTAATTCTATCTGCCCGTGAACTAAATCATAATGTATTAATTATTAGTAGAGCGAGCGATGAACATGCTATCAAAAAATTGAAACATGCTGGAGCAAAAAATGTTATTATGCCCGATAAAATAGGAGGCATTCGAATGGCCAAATTGGTATTTCAACCCAATGTGGTTGATTTTGTTGAACAAATTTTGCAACTAAAGGGGAATGTTAAGATAGAAGAAATAGTTTGTACTAACGATTTTTATTTTCAAAAATCAATTCGCGAACTCGATGTTCGAAATTCCGTTGGAACTAATATATTAGGTATGCGACGAAAAGATGGGTCGTACTTAGTAAATCCTAGTGCCGATACCCTAATTCATGAAGGCGATGCTATTTTTGTTCTCGGTACTCACGACCAAATTACCTTGCTTAAAAAGCTATTGCAAAAATGA